One window from the genome of Salvia splendens isolate huo1 chromosome 9, SspV2, whole genome shotgun sequence encodes:
- the LOC121747684 gene encoding 3-oxoacyl-[acyl-carrier-protein] synthase II, chloroplastic-like translates to MAASSAVCSWLMAACMSVACGNDSSASMLSTTSSHPSRLSKSASRRRRRPVAPQLSAIRNLMTSCLPFEPCDRFCQSEFFLGFGSKPGHRRRRKSLRPAARSGEAMAVAVHPIMEVEHKTKPPTKQRRVVVTGMGVETPLGHDPDVFYNNLLEGASGISVIEAFDCSQFPTRIAGEIKSFSTDGLVAPKLSKRMDRFMLYMLTAGKKALADGGINEDVMETLNKARCGVLIGSAMGGMKVFHDAIEALRVSYRKMNPFCVPFATTNMGSAMLAMDLGWMGPNYSISTACATSNFCILNAANHIIRGEADMMLCGGSDAAIIPIGLGGFVACRALSQRNTDPTKASRPWDNGRDGFVMGEGAGVLLLEELEHAKQRGATIYAEFLGGSFTCDAYHMTEPHPKGTGIILCIEKALAQSGVPKEYVNYINAHATSTPAGDLKEYQALLHCFGQNPELKVNSTKSMIGHLLGAAGAVEAVATVQAIRTGWVHPNINLENPDDSVDTNVLVGPTKERLDVKVALSNSFGFGGHNSSILFAPFK, encoded by the exons ATGGCGGCGTCGTCGGCGGTGTGCTCCTGGCTGATGGCCGCATGCATGTCAGTCGCTTGTGGAAATGACTCCTCCGCTTCCATGCTCTCGACGACGTCGTCTCATCCCTCGCGCCTCAGCAAGTCGGCGTCGCGTCGCCGGAGAAGGCCTGTCGCTCCGCAGCTCTCCGCCATTCGTAATCTCATGACCTCCTGCTTGCCCTTCGAGCCCTGCGATCGCTTCTGCCAATCTGAATTTTTCCTTGGTTTCGGATCCAAGCCGGGGCATCGCAGACGCCGGAAATCCCTCCGACCAGCCGCTCGTTCTG GAGAAGCAATGGCCGTTGCCGTACATCCTATCATGGAAGTTGAGCATAAGACGAAACCTCCAACCAAGCAAAGAAGAGTGGTTGTGACAGGTATGGGTGTGGAGACGCCGCTTGGTCATGATCCAGACGTCTTCTACAATAACCTGCTTGAAGGAGCCAGTGGCATTAGTGTGATTGAGGCTTTTGATTGTTCCCAGTTTCCAACA AGAATTGCTGGAGAGATCAAATCTTTCTCAACTGATGGCTTGGTTGCTCCCAAACTTTCCAAGCGAATGGATAGGTTCATGCTTTACATGCTGACAGCTGGCAAGAAGGCTTTGGCTGATGGAGGAATTAATGAAGATGTCATGGAAACGTTAAACAAAGCCAGATGCGGTGTGCTGATTGGTTCCGCTATGGGTGGCATGAAG GTCTTTCATGATGCCATTGAAGCTTTACGAGTCTCATATAGAAAGATGAATCCATTTTGTGTACCATTTGCTACTACGAACATGGGTTCTGCTATGCTTGCCATGGATCTG GGATGGATGGGTCCTAACTACTCAATATCTACTGCTTGTGCAACAAGCAACTTTTGCATATTGAATGCGGCAAACCATATCATCAGGGGTGAAGCT GATATGATGCTCTGTGGGGGATCAGATGCCGCAATCATCCCAATTG GATTGGGGGGATTTGTCGCTTGCAGAGCACTGTCACAACGAAACACTGATCCCACCAAAGCCTCACGTCCTTGGGATAAT GGCCGTGATGGATTTGTTATGGGAGAAGGGGCTGGAGTATTGCTTCTGGAAGAACTTGAGCATGCTAAG CAAAGAGGGGCAACTATATATGCTGAGTTTCTTGGTGGAAGTTTCACTTGTGATGCTTATCACATGACAGAACCTCATCCAAAAG GAACTGGTATAATTCTCTGCATAGAGAAGGCTCTGGCTCAGTCAGGAGTTCCTAAGGAATATGTCAATTATATAAATGCACATGCAACGTCTACTCCAGCTGGTGATCTCAAGGAATATCAAGCTCTTCTACATTGCTTTGGGCAGAACCCCGAG TTGAAGGTGAACTCTACAAAATCTATGATAGGGCATTTACTTGGTGCAGCTGGTGCGGTGGAGGCTGTTGCAACTGTGCAG GCAATAAGAACTGGCTGGGTACATCCAAATATCAATCTTGAAAACCCAGATGACAGTGTG GACACAAATGTACTTGTTGGACCAACAAAAGAAAGACTCGATGTTAAGGTTGCTTTGTCTAATTCTTTTGGGTTTGGTGGCCATAATTCATCAATTTTGTTCGCTCCATTCAAGTAG
- the LOC121749378 gene encoding uncharacterized protein LOC121749378, which translates to MGHQEYSSEFKNQVVQFIIGRCVGIVPPRGTLKEAQLKFRISRQTCTRWWNATKKQQQRGQSMQLVSLKKVRTYPKRLHLDVEVLKSMHFSKRCNLLSVAAGLSCSKATVWRWVKAGLIRPHTSAIKPSLTAANKLLRLRFTVESLQLDRILNKIKFRNMYNTIHIDEKWFYMTKGAQRFYLAPGEEEPHRTCKNKQFISKIMFMCAVCRPLFGVNGEVLFDGKIGIFPFTKQVPAKRSSKNRMAGTLETKPIESITKDVTRDCLINKIMFASL; encoded by the coding sequence ATGGGGCATCAAGAGTACTCCTCAGAATTCAAGAACCAAGtggttcaattcatcattggAAGGTGCGTCGGCATTGTTCCTCCTCGCGGCACACTTAAGGAGGCACAACTCAAATTCAGAATCTCCCGTCAAACATGTACACGATGGTGGAATGCTACAAAGAAACAACAACAAAGAGGACAATCAATGCAATTGGTAAGTCTAAAAAAAGTGAGAACTTACCCCAAAAGGTTGCATCTTGATGTTGAGGTACTCAAGAGTATGCATTTCTCAAAGAGATGCAACCTCTTAAGTGTGGCAGCCGGTTTAAGTTGTTCAAAAGCCACAGTTTGGAGGTGGGTTAAGGCTGGCCTAATTAGGCCACACACATCAGCCATTAAGCCCAGCTTAACAGCTGCAAATAAGCTGTTGAGACTGAGATTCACAGTTGAATCTTTACAGCTAGACAGGATCTTGAACAAGATCAAGTTCAGGAACATGTACAACACCATACACATTGATGAAAAGTGGTTCTACATGACAAAAGGAGCTCAAAGATTCTATCTTGCTCCAGGAGAGGAAGAACCTCATAGAACATGTAAAAATAAGCAGTTCATATCAAAAATTATGTtcatgtgtgcagtgtgtaggCCCTTGTTTGGTGTTAATggtgaagtcttgtttgatgGAAAAATTGGAATTTTTCCATTTACCAAACAAGTTCCTGCCAAAAGGTCAAGCAAGAACAGAATGGCAGGCACTTTGGAGACAAAACCCATAGAGAGTATCACAAAAGATGTGACCAGGGACTGCTTGATCAACAAGATAATGTTTGCATCTCTTTAA